In Chitinophaga nivalis, a single genomic region encodes these proteins:
- the smc gene encoding chromosome segregation protein SMC — MRLKTLEIKGFKSFADKTVLQFDEGITGVIGPNGCGKSNIIDSIRWVIGEHKISNLRSENQAGLVFNGSKTRSASGMAEVSLTFENTKNVLPTEFTTVTITRKFYKNGDSEYRLNDVACRLKDIHNLFMDTGVSTDSYAIIELGMVDDIIKDKENSRRRMLEQAAGISIYKTRKKEAKAKLDATEGDLNRIEDLLFEINNNLKTLESQARKAERFYEVKKEYREISIELAKAALEGFNVTFKDLSDKQQEESDRKLALETEILTAEAAVEEDKLHFVAKEKELQVLQKSFNELVATIRTKENDKNLANQQLTYLREREKSISDFLAGAEGQLEGLTGSIAFTEKQVEEEAEIFESMADEVESLRDLVEEKKERFQQRKQSLETLRNDQQRWQRQQFEAEKKVAVADTSVQNLQRSMQQLQEEKANRQQQITQLDGEKETLQHTLEGNKAELEEMVRFQEETKGKILATQSDIEGLRDQLVDENRKLDSKKNEYDLLKSLVDSLEGYPESIKFLKKNPDWNNNAPILSDIFFCKEEYRTCVENLLEPYLNYYVVNNVAEAIQAIQLLDNNKKGKANFFILDQFRQQNSPLLAPPGAIPALDVVEIEETYKGLGNFLLGKVFIAEDLTRLEFSQLADEGMLLVEKSGRMHRGKYNITGGSVGLFEGKKLGRAKNLEKLEVEIKDLETIVGRLRVQIQEKHDQVLGYNGQLNENNINAAREKINQLNNQLFGLQNRIENFHHLIEAGDKRLAEMQQSLESNQESISGVKDELESLNDRVGELQDSIAEADRMAQEAEQQFNMATVQFNNQNLQHTRQQSKVQALRQELEFKRKQLADLHVQITSNKTQLQDAVANISAAAEKLSHADDGLVELFRQREEEEKALNEKDQEYYNFRNHLQELESTLRTKQRTKEQLEQQLNVIKDKVNELKLQLASMKERLSVEFKVNLDEIIDEQRSSELSVDELQGSAERLKKRMENMGEINPTAIEAYQEMKKRYEFILEQKTDLVNAKDSLLATIQEVESTANQKFLDTFNQVKENFIRVFKALFTEEDQCDMILSDPENLADTGIEIIAKPKGKRPAAITQLSGGEKTLTATALLFAIYLIKPAPFCILDEVDAPLDDANVGKFTNMIRKFSDNSQFIIVTHNKQTMAAVDVIYGVTMQEPGVSKLVPVDFRSLN; from the coding sequence GTGCGCTTAAAAACACTAGAAATTAAAGGCTTTAAAAGTTTTGCAGATAAAACCGTTTTGCAGTTTGATGAGGGGATCACAGGAGTGATTGGACCAAACGGCTGCGGAAAAAGCAATATCATCGACTCTATCCGCTGGGTAATCGGTGAACATAAAATCAGCAATCTGCGTTCTGAGAATCAGGCCGGCCTGGTGTTTAACGGTTCTAAAACCCGCTCTGCCAGTGGTATGGCGGAAGTGAGCCTCACTTTCGAGAACACTAAGAACGTACTCCCTACAGAATTTACTACGGTAACGATTACACGTAAATTTTACAAAAACGGCGACAGTGAATACCGGCTCAACGATGTAGCCTGCCGTCTGAAAGACATCCACAACCTGTTCATGGATACCGGTGTGAGCACAGACTCCTACGCGATCATCGAACTGGGGATGGTGGATGATATCATCAAAGATAAAGAAAACAGCCGCCGCCGTATGCTCGAACAAGCGGCGGGCATCTCTATTTATAAAACCCGGAAAAAAGAGGCAAAAGCAAAGCTGGACGCCACCGAAGGAGACCTGAACCGTATTGAAGACCTGCTGTTTGAAATCAACAACAACCTCAAAACGCTGGAAAGCCAGGCCCGTAAAGCGGAACGCTTTTACGAAGTGAAGAAGGAATACCGGGAAATCAGTATCGAACTGGCCAAAGCTGCCCTGGAAGGGTTTAACGTGACTTTCAAAGACCTGTCGGACAAACAACAGGAGGAAAGTGACCGCAAACTGGCCCTGGAAACAGAAATTCTGACGGCGGAAGCAGCCGTGGAAGAAGATAAGCTGCATTTTGTGGCCAAAGAGAAGGAACTGCAGGTACTGCAGAAATCTTTCAACGAGCTGGTAGCCACCATCCGTACCAAAGAAAATGATAAGAACCTCGCCAACCAGCAACTGACCTATCTGCGGGAGCGGGAAAAAAGCATCAGCGATTTCCTGGCCGGAGCAGAAGGACAACTGGAAGGATTGACCGGCTCTATTGCATTCACCGAAAAACAAGTGGAAGAAGAAGCCGAAATCTTCGAATCCATGGCAGATGAGGTAGAATCGCTCCGCGACCTCGTGGAAGAAAAGAAAGAACGTTTCCAGCAACGCAAACAATCCCTCGAAACACTCCGCAACGACCAGCAACGCTGGCAGCGGCAGCAGTTCGAAGCGGAAAAGAAAGTAGCCGTTGCGGATACTTCCGTACAGAACCTGCAACGCAGTATGCAGCAACTGCAGGAAGAAAAAGCCAACCGCCAGCAACAAATCACCCAGCTGGACGGCGAAAAGGAAACCCTGCAACATACCCTGGAAGGCAATAAAGCCGAACTGGAGGAAATGGTGCGTTTCCAGGAAGAAACCAAAGGTAAAATCCTCGCTACCCAATCCGATATCGAAGGCCTGCGCGATCAGCTGGTAGATGAAAACCGTAAACTCGATTCCAAAAAGAACGAATACGACCTGCTGAAATCACTGGTAGACAGCCTGGAAGGCTATCCGGAAAGTATCAAGTTCCTGAAAAAGAATCCGGATTGGAATAATAATGCACCCATCCTGAGCGATATTTTCTTCTGTAAGGAAGAATACCGCACCTGCGTGGAAAATCTGCTGGAACCTTACCTGAACTATTACGTCGTAAATAATGTGGCAGAAGCCATACAGGCCATTCAGCTGCTGGACAACAATAAAAAAGGAAAAGCCAATTTCTTCATCCTGGACCAGTTCCGGCAACAGAACAGTCCTTTACTGGCGCCTCCGGGTGCTATCCCTGCGCTGGATGTGGTGGAAATTGAAGAAACCTATAAAGGCCTGGGTAATTTCCTGCTGGGAAAGGTATTTATTGCAGAAGACCTCACCCGGCTGGAATTCAGCCAGCTGGCCGATGAAGGCATGCTGCTGGTAGAGAAATCAGGCCGTATGCACCGCGGTAAATACAATATTACCGGTGGTTCTGTAGGATTATTTGAAGGTAAAAAACTGGGCCGCGCCAAGAACCTGGAGAAACTGGAAGTGGAAATCAAGGATCTGGAAACCATCGTAGGCCGCCTGCGGGTACAGATCCAGGAAAAACACGACCAGGTATTGGGGTATAATGGTCAGCTCAACGAAAATAATATCAATGCTGCCCGGGAGAAAATCAACCAGCTGAATAATCAGCTCTTTGGTCTCCAGAACAGGATTGAAAACTTCCACCACCTCATTGAGGCTGGTGATAAACGCCTGGCGGAAATGCAACAATCCCTGGAAAGTAACCAGGAAAGCATCTCCGGCGTAAAAGACGAACTGGAAAGCCTGAATGACCGGGTAGGGGAACTGCAGGACAGTATTGCAGAAGCCGACCGGATGGCACAGGAAGCGGAGCAGCAGTTTAATATGGCTACCGTACAGTTCAACAACCAGAACCTGCAGCACACCCGGCAGCAAAGTAAGGTGCAGGCGCTCCGGCAGGAACTGGAATTTAAACGCAAACAACTGGCCGATCTCCACGTGCAGATCACCAGCAACAAAACACAGCTGCAAGATGCTGTGGCGAATATTTCCGCTGCTGCAGAAAAATTAAGCCATGCCGACGACGGCCTGGTAGAATTATTCCGGCAGCGCGAAGAGGAAGAAAAAGCCCTCAACGAAAAAGACCAGGAATACTACAACTTCCGTAACCACCTGCAGGAGCTGGAAAGTACGCTGCGTACAAAACAACGTACCAAAGAACAGCTGGAGCAACAGCTGAATGTGATCAAGGATAAGGTGAATGAACTGAAATTGCAGCTGGCTTCCATGAAGGAAAGGCTGAGTGTGGAGTTCAAGGTAAACCTGGATGAAATCATCGACGAACAGCGTAGTTCTGAATTGTCGGTAGATGAGTTGCAGGGAAGTGCGGAAAGATTGAAGAAACGTATGGAGAACATGGGAGAAATCAATCCTACTGCGATTGAGGCCTACCAGGAAATGAAAAAACGCTATGAATTTATCCTGGAACAGAAAACGGACCTGGTAAATGCCAAAGATTCCCTGCTGGCTACCATTCAGGAGGTAGAATCCACGGCCAACCAGAAGTTCCTCGACACGTTCAACCAGGTAAAGGAAAACTTTATCCGCGTATTTAAAGCTTTGTTTACGGAAGAAGATCAGTGTGATATGATCCTGAGCGATCCGGAAAACCTGGCGGATACCGGTATTGAGATCATCGCTAAACCAAAAGGTAAACGCCCGGCAGCCATAACCCAGTTATCGGGGGGGGAAAAAACACTCACGGCTACCGCTTTATTGTTTGCTATCTACCTCATTAAACCAGCGCCTTTCTGTATCCTGGATGAAGTGGATGCACCGCTGGATGATGCGAACGTAGGTAAGTTTACGAATATGATCAGGAAATTTTCCGATAATTCACAGTTTATTATCGTAACACACAACAAACAAACAATGGCTGCTGTAGATGTAATCTATGGTGTAACCATGCAGGAACCAGGCGTCAGCAAGTTGGTACCGGTGGATTTCAGGAGTTTGAACTGA
- a CDS encoding DUF4259 domain-containing protein produces MGAWGTRNFENEVSQDWIFDVIDSKDGGLVSDTLARIINNTETLEVTDCEEGLAAAELVAALVGRASEDFPEDPLDKLDVLNLIATRALRNQAIAAVNKITAASEMKNTWEEAGKANDWAEVQAGLIKRLD; encoded by the coding sequence ATGGGCGCATGGGGCACCAGGAATTTTGAAAATGAAGTATCACAGGATTGGATATTTGATGTAATTGACAGCAAAGATGGTGGTTTGGTTAGTGATACGCTGGCTCGTATCATTAACAATACGGAAACACTGGAAGTAACAGATTGTGAAGAAGGATTGGCAGCTGCTGAACTGGTAGCAGCATTGGTAGGTCGTGCCAGTGAAGATTTTCCGGAAGATCCCCTGGATAAACTGGATGTACTGAACCTGATTGCAACACGTGCACTCCGGAACCAGGCGATTGCTGCTGTAAACAAGATTACAGCCGCTTCTGAAATGAAAAACACATGGGAAGAAGCCGGTAAAGCGAACGATTGGGCAGAAGTACAGGCGGGATTAATCAAACGTCTGGACTAA
- a CDS encoding NupC/NupG family nucleoside CNT transporter: MERFQGILGIFLILGIAFLFSNNRSKINYRLVLSGIILQVVIGILVFKVSPITKFFQLVGHGMGKLEAFARKGAAFVYGGIGVTQPGGTLGDYAGGGFVFAFNVTATIILVCVLVAILYHYGIMQRIVAVIARAMNFVMRVSGAEALSNVASAFVGQVEAQVMIRPYLSSMTKSELLASMSGSLACIAGGILVVYANMGFQAGMDIAPFLITASLMAAPGALVISKIVFPETEESVTMGRVKMEVKSNYTNVIDAISHGAGDGFKIAMNVIAMLIGFIALITLVDWILINIGHLFNENFDLSLDYIFGKLFTPMAWAMGVPGQDVNNVATLLGQKLTINEFVAFKNMTDHKVPIVSEKGIAIVTIAIAGFANFSSVGMQIGGIGELAPDRRADLAKLGLKALFCGTLASYLSATIAGILM; this comes from the coding sequence ATGGAACGCTTTCAGGGCATTTTAGGCATTTTCCTCATCCTCGGTATTGCTTTTTTATTCTCCAATAACAGAAGTAAGATCAATTACAGATTAGTGCTGAGTGGTATCATATTACAGGTAGTAATTGGTATTCTGGTTTTTAAGGTAAGCCCCATTACCAAATTTTTTCAGCTGGTAGGTCACGGTATGGGTAAACTGGAAGCATTTGCGCGCAAAGGTGCGGCATTTGTGTACGGTGGTATTGGGGTCACCCAACCCGGCGGTACCCTCGGCGACTATGCCGGTGGCGGTTTTGTATTCGCCTTCAACGTAACGGCCACCATTATCCTGGTTTGTGTACTGGTAGCTATCCTCTATCATTATGGTATCATGCAGCGGATCGTGGCAGTGATTGCCCGGGCCATGAATTTCGTGATGCGGGTGAGTGGTGCGGAAGCGCTGAGCAACGTAGCCAGTGCCTTCGTGGGCCAGGTGGAAGCGCAGGTAATGATCCGCCCTTACTTATCAAGTATGACCAAAAGTGAGCTGCTGGCTTCTATGAGCGGCAGTCTGGCCTGTATTGCAGGTGGTATCCTGGTGGTATATGCCAACATGGGCTTCCAGGCCGGGATGGACATTGCGCCGTTTCTGATTACCGCCAGCCTGATGGCAGCACCCGGTGCGCTGGTTATCTCCAAAATCGTATTTCCGGAAACCGAAGAAAGCGTGACCATGGGCCGCGTGAAAATGGAAGTAAAAAGCAACTACACCAACGTGATTGATGCCATTTCACATGGCGCCGGCGATGGTTTTAAGATAGCCATGAACGTTATTGCCATGCTGATTGGTTTCATCGCCCTCATTACCCTGGTAGACTGGATCTTAATCAACATCGGTCATCTCTTCAATGAAAATTTTGACCTGAGCCTGGATTATATCTTCGGTAAATTATTTACGCCAATGGCCTGGGCCATGGGTGTACCGGGGCAGGATGTCAACAACGTAGCTACCCTGTTGGGACAGAAACTGACCATCAATGAGTTTGTGGCCTTTAAGAATATGACAGACCACAAGGTGCCGATTGTCTCTGAAAAAGGTATTGCGATTGTCACCATTGCCATTGCTGGTTTTGCCAACTTCAGCAGTGTAGGGATGCAAATCGGTGGTATTGGTGAACTGGCGCCGGACAGAAGAGCCGACCTGGCTAAACTGGGGCTGAAAGCCTTGTTCTGCGGAACGCTGGCCTCCTACCTCTCTGCTACTATTGCAGGTATCTTAATGTAA
- a CDS encoding DUF7133 domain-containing protein, whose translation MTRTYYLAVSTFLIFLIACGQSRQPHVAKDSLAVQGDFAASPVLDGATAIRSMKTDEGLEVQLVAAEPLVVAPVALTFDERGRMWVVEMTGFMPDTSGNGEEALDGKIVILEDTTGDGIMDKRTVFLDSLVLPRAICLIGNGVLVAAPPQLWFVPNENDRPGKKVLVDDKYAAGGNVEHQPNGLLRAMDNWIYNAKSDKRYRLNGHRWITESTVFRGQWGITQDNQGRLFYNNNSENLLGDYFPPGLGGKNPHQQPIAGYDEPIVSDNRVYPIRPNTGVNRGYVKGVLDDSLRLISFTAACGPLIYRGNLLPATYHHNAFVAEPAANLIKRNILSDSGQVVKGIQAYTHREFLASTDERFRPVGLFTGPDGALYIPDMYRGILQHKTYLTPYLKEEIRKRQLTLPLNCGRIYRIVPAGTSPVARPLVLQPDSLLALLSHPNGMLRDKAQQLIVDRHLTVLVPALRQLLRSTQYPLAQGHALWTLEGLQALAVADITMLLQGPDQALKIQALAALPGILNAGNVKTMTGALDTLINNTTLAPVVAYLLPAVAKADKAAAARLEAQLIKTYARDRYVAAAIINGAANREASLLEQLKAANPDTTLALRRQLEKALTTMGSQADAAKMAALRQNYPRGYHLFQTVCQTCHGKQGNGMAALAPPLNESEWVTGNKKLLAAIVLYGLTGPVTVHGKVYQAPEINGDMPGIGSSDEFSDADIAELLTFLRSAWKNKAGKVTAADIQQVRKQYNGRQKPFTAAELGN comes from the coding sequence ATGACCCGTACGTACTATCTCGCTGTATCCACGTTCCTGATTTTCCTGATAGCCTGCGGGCAATCCCGGCAACCACATGTAGCTAAAGATTCCCTGGCAGTGCAGGGGGATTTTGCCGCTTCGCCCGTATTGGACGGAGCCACCGCTATCCGCAGCATGAAAACGGACGAAGGTCTGGAAGTGCAGCTGGTAGCGGCAGAACCGCTGGTGGTAGCGCCGGTGGCCCTCACCTTTGATGAACGCGGCAGAATGTGGGTGGTAGAGATGACCGGCTTCATGCCCGATACCAGCGGCAATGGGGAAGAGGCCCTGGATGGCAAGATTGTGATCCTGGAAGACACCACCGGCGACGGTATCATGGATAAACGTACGGTATTCCTCGACTCCCTGGTACTGCCCCGCGCCATCTGCCTGATTGGTAACGGCGTACTGGTAGCCGCCCCGCCTCAACTATGGTTTGTACCCAACGAAAACGACCGCCCCGGTAAAAAAGTACTGGTAGATGATAAGTATGCCGCCGGCGGTAATGTAGAACACCAGCCCAACGGGTTGCTGCGGGCAATGGATAACTGGATTTACAATGCTAAATCAGACAAACGCTATCGCCTGAACGGCCACCGGTGGATCACGGAAAGCACCGTATTCCGCGGCCAGTGGGGGATTACCCAGGATAACCAGGGCCGCCTGTTCTATAATAACAATTCCGAAAACCTGCTGGGAGATTATTTCCCGCCGGGACTCGGTGGTAAAAACCCGCATCAGCAGCCGATTGCCGGATATGATGAACCCATTGTTTCCGACAACCGTGTATATCCGATCCGGCCCAATACCGGTGTAAACCGCGGCTATGTAAAAGGGGTACTGGATGATAGTTTGCGGCTGATATCCTTTACCGCTGCCTGCGGTCCCCTCATTTACCGCGGCAACCTGTTGCCTGCCACCTACCACCACAACGCTTTTGTAGCCGAACCGGCCGCCAACCTGATAAAAAGAAACATCCTGTCCGACAGCGGCCAGGTAGTGAAAGGCATACAGGCCTATACGCACCGCGAGTTCCTGGCCAGCACCGATGAGCGTTTCCGCCCCGTGGGATTGTTTACCGGCCCGGATGGCGCCTTATATATTCCGGATATGTACCGGGGCATCCTGCAGCATAAAACTTATCTGACACCTTACCTGAAAGAGGAAATCCGCAAGCGGCAACTCACCTTACCATTGAACTGTGGCCGTATTTATCGCATCGTGCCGGCCGGCACTTCTCCTGTTGCCCGGCCGCTGGTATTACAGCCCGATTCTCTGCTGGCATTGTTGTCGCATCCCAACGGGATGTTGCGGGATAAAGCACAGCAACTGATAGTAGACCGGCATCTCACGGTATTGGTACCTGCGTTGCGGCAGTTGCTCCGTAGCACACAGTATCCGCTGGCGCAAGGGCATGCCCTCTGGACGCTGGAAGGTTTACAGGCCCTTGCTGTTGCTGATATTACCATGCTGTTACAGGGGCCGGATCAGGCCTTGAAAATACAGGCCCTGGCTGCGTTGCCCGGTATCCTGAATGCGGGCAACGTAAAAACAATGACAGGGGCGCTGGATACCCTGATCAATAATACCACGCTGGCGCCGGTGGTGGCCTATCTGTTGCCGGCTGTGGCGAAAGCAGATAAAGCAGCAGCGGCCCGGTTGGAAGCGCAATTGATAAAAACGTATGCCCGTGACCGTTATGTAGCTGCCGCTATTATCAATGGAGCCGCTAACCGGGAAGCATCACTATTAGAACAACTGAAAGCAGCTAATCCGGATACCACGCTGGCGTTGCGCCGTCAGCTGGAGAAAGCCCTGACAACGATGGGTAGTCAGGCCGATGCCGCAAAGATGGCCGCATTGCGGCAAAACTATCCCCGGGGGTATCACCTCTTTCAGACGGTATGTCAAACGTGCCATGGCAAGCAGGGAAATGGTATGGCGGCACTGGCACCGCCGTTGAATGAAAGCGAATGGGTGACGGGCAATAAAAAATTGCTGGCAGCCATTGTATTATACGGACTAACCGGTCCGGTAACAGTGCATGGAAAAGTGTATCAGGCGCCTGAAATCAATGGCGACATGCCGGGGATTGGCAGCAGTGATGAATTCAGTGATGCCGATATTGCGGAGTTGCTGACGTTTTTACGCAGTGCCTGGAAAAATAAAGCGGGTAAAGTAACGGCTGCGGATATACAGCAGGTACGCAAACAGTACAATGGCCGGCAAAAGCCTTTCACAGCGGCAGAATTGGGGAATTGA
- a CDS encoding FMN-binding glutamate synthase family protein: MNHRIARWAVYSLCLLLDVSVAASLYRGYLSGWILLPVAVGLSVLTLYDRLQEKHALLRNYPLLGRARYLLEQIRPEMRQYFFESDTDGRPFNRRQRAVVYQRAKDVKQTVAFGALDNMYEPGYEWAAHTAFPTKVKSEALRVDIGNEQCSQPYNASVLNISAMSYGALSKTAILSLNGGAQIGGFAHNTGEGGISPYHLENGGDLIWQIGTGYFGCRDEAGNFSATVFAEAAAKPAVKMIELKLSQGAKPGKGGVLPGAKNTPEIAAIRKVKPGVSVLSPAAHTAFSNEYEMLAFLQQLRNLSGGKPVGFKLCVGRAEEFERICIAMENTGIYPDFITVDGAEGGTGAAPLEFTDSIGMPLYDALAFVNNTLKAHKLKEHVRILASGKIITGFDIMRVLALGADACYSARGMMLALGCIQALQCDSGNCPVGVATQDPALYQGVNVADKRVRVANFHRNTIYALSELMGACGFAAADKISPAALYRRVTRTDVRSFAEIYAPDDRRAAGASLYPGQSINN; this comes from the coding sequence ATGAATCATCGGATAGCACGGTGGGCGGTTTACTCTTTATGCCTGTTGCTGGATGTCAGTGTAGCAGCAAGCCTTTATCGTGGTTATTTAAGCGGTTGGATATTATTACCGGTGGCGGTAGGCCTTTCTGTATTGACACTATACGACCGGCTGCAGGAGAAGCACGCATTATTGCGTAATTATCCGTTATTAGGGAGGGCGCGTTATTTACTGGAGCAGATCAGACCTGAGATGCGCCAGTACTTTTTCGAATCAGATACCGACGGAAGACCTTTCAATCGCCGCCAGCGTGCCGTAGTGTACCAGCGTGCGAAAGACGTAAAACAAACAGTTGCTTTCGGAGCCCTGGATAACATGTATGAGCCGGGCTATGAATGGGCCGCCCATACAGCGTTTCCTACTAAAGTAAAATCCGAAGCGTTAAGAGTGGATATAGGCAATGAGCAATGCAGCCAGCCATATAATGCCAGTGTACTGAACATCAGCGCCATGAGTTATGGTGCGTTAAGTAAAACCGCTATCCTGTCGCTGAATGGTGGTGCACAGATTGGTGGCTTTGCCCATAATACAGGAGAAGGGGGTATCAGCCCTTATCACCTGGAAAACGGCGGAGACCTGATCTGGCAGATTGGTACCGGCTACTTTGGTTGCCGCGACGAAGCCGGCAATTTCTCTGCTACGGTATTTGCAGAAGCAGCGGCCAAACCGGCTGTAAAAATGATTGAGCTGAAACTCAGTCAGGGCGCCAAACCTGGTAAAGGTGGGGTGTTGCCGGGCGCGAAGAATACACCGGAAATTGCGGCTATCCGTAAGGTAAAGCCGGGCGTAAGTGTATTATCACCTGCTGCCCATACAGCATTCTCCAATGAATATGAGATGCTGGCTTTCTTACAACAGCTGCGTAATTTATCCGGCGGTAAACCGGTGGGCTTTAAGCTGTGTGTAGGCCGTGCAGAAGAATTTGAGCGGATTTGTATCGCCATGGAAAATACAGGTATTTATCCCGATTTCATCACGGTAGATGGTGCGGAAGGTGGTACCGGGGCGGCACCGCTGGAGTTTACAGACTCTATTGGTATGCCTTTGTACGACGCACTGGCTTTTGTCAACAACACCCTGAAAGCACATAAACTGAAAGAACATGTACGTATCCTGGCCAGTGGTAAAATCATCACCGGTTTCGATATCATGCGCGTACTGGCTTTAGGGGCTGATGCCTGCTACAGTGCAAGAGGTATGATGCTGGCATTGGGTTGCATCCAGGCATTGCAATGCGACAGTGGCAACTGCCCGGTAGGTGTTGCTACCCAGGATCCTGCTTTATACCAGGGGGTTAATGTAGCTGACAAACGGGTGCGTGTGGCCAATTTCCACCGCAATACCATTTATGCGTTGTCCGAACTGATGGGCGCCTGCGGCTTCGCAGCAGCAGATAAAATCAGCCCTGCGGCCCTTTACAGAAGGGTAACGAGAACGGACGTACGCTCTTTTGCAGAAATCTATGCGCCGGATGACAGACGCGCAGCAGGTGCTTCGCTCTATCCGGGGCAATCTATTAACAACTGA
- the rnk gene encoding nucleoside diphosphate kinase regulator, with amino-acid sequence MKKKHIIVSQHDYDILKTLCYQTAGTDKLKEELNKAVIRKTKVPEDVVQVNSTLEFKDERSGAVRQVQLVLPAASNIQQGKLSILSPIGTALLGYSTGDTIDWEVPAGKTQLHILRVMNTAV; translated from the coding sequence ATGAAAAAGAAACACATTATTGTATCTCAACATGATTATGACATCTTAAAAACACTTTGTTATCAGACAGCTGGTACGGACAAACTGAAAGAAGAGCTGAACAAAGCTGTGATCAGAAAAACGAAGGTACCGGAAGATGTGGTACAGGTGAATTCTACGCTGGAGTTCAAAGATGAACGCAGCGGCGCCGTAAGACAAGTACAGCTGGTATTGCCGGCGGCCAGCAATATACAACAGGGCAAACTATCGATCCTGTCGCCTATAGGCACTGCCTTGCTGGGTTACAGCACGGGCGATACGATCGATTGGGAAGTGCCGGCAGGCAAAACCCAGTTGCACATTCTGCGGGTAATGAATACCGCTGTTTAA
- a CDS encoding DUF192 domain-containing protein has protein sequence MQLHLKCILMVGISIAGCQGNQGNNSDAGTTTTPAAGSVESTEQTTATSNGNAFKKEASLVFIAKSGTDTLRKIDIQLAQTDQQREDGLMYRKSMTDEQGMLFIFPDMEERSFWMKNTYISLDIIYIDDKMEIVSVQKYATPLSEQGLPSYKKAKYVLEVNGGFCDKYHISYGDKIAYQ, from the coding sequence ATGCAATTACATCTTAAATGTATACTGATGGTCGGCATTTCCATTGCCGGTTGTCAGGGTAACCAGGGTAACAACAGCGATGCCGGCACCACTACAACGCCGGCCGCAGGTAGTGTGGAGTCTACGGAACAAACCACGGCTACCTCCAATGGGAACGCTTTTAAAAAAGAAGCCAGCCTGGTATTTATTGCCAAATCCGGTACGGATACGCTGCGTAAAATTGATATCCAGCTGGCGCAAACCGACCAGCAACGGGAAGATGGACTGATGTACCGCAAGTCTATGACCGATGAACAAGGGATGCTGTTTATTTTTCCGGATATGGAAGAAAGATCTTTCTGGATGAAAAACACCTACATCTCCCTGGATATTATCTACATAGATGATAAAATGGAAATTGTATCGGTACAGAAATATGCCACTCCTTTATCCGAACAGGGCCTTCCCTCCTACAAGAAGGCGAAGTATGTACTGGAAGTAAACGGTGGCTTCTGCGACAAATACCACATCAGCTATGGCGACAAAATTGCTTATCAATAG